From Etheostoma cragini isolate CJK2018 chromosome 10, CSU_Ecrag_1.0, whole genome shotgun sequence, the proteins below share one genomic window:
- the maea gene encoding E3 ubiquitin-protein transferase MAEA isoform X1, which produces MAVQETAPQLSMALKVQEYPTLKVPYETLNKRFRAAQKNIDRETSHVTMVVAELEKTLSSFPVVDSVVSLLDGVVEKLSALKRKAAESIQAEDESAKLCKRRIEHLKEHSSDQPASVNLWKKKRMDRMMVEHLLRCGYYNTAVKLARQSGIEDLVNIEMFLTAKEVEESLERQETATCLAWCHDNKSRLRKMKSCLEFSLRIQEFIELIRQNKRMDAVRHARKHFSQAEGGQLDEVRQVMGMLAFPSDTHISPYKDLLDPARWKMLIQQFRYDNYRLHQLGNNSVFTITLQAGLSAIKTPQCYKEDGTSKNPDCPVCSKSLNKLAQPLPMAHCANSRLVCKISGEVMNENNPPMMLPNGYVYGYNSLLSIRQDDKVVCPRTKEVFNFSQAEKVYIM; this is translated from the exons GTGCCGTACGAGACTCTGAACAAGCGTTTTAGGGCGGCTCAGAAGAACATTGACCGGGAGACCAGTCACGTGACAATGGTTGTTGCAGAGCTGGAGAAGACGCTGAGCAGCTTCCCAGTGGTCGACTCGGTGGTGTCACTGCTGGATGGTGTGGTGGAGAAACTCAGTGCCCTgaagaggaag GCTGCAGAGTCCATCCAAGCAGAAGATGAGAGTGCCAAGCTGTGCAAGCGTCGTATCGAGCATTTGAAGGAGCACAGCAGCGACCAGCCAGCCTCAGTCAACCTGTGGAAGAAGAAACGCATGGATCGAATGATGGTGGAGCATTTGCTGCGCTGCGGCTACTACAACACAGCTGTTAAACTGGCCAGACAGAGCGGTATAGAG GATCTGGTCAACATTGAGATGTTCCTCACAGCTAAGGAGGTGGAGGAGTCTCTGGAGAGGCAGGAGACAGCCACTTGCCTAGCCTGGTGCCATGACAATAAGTCCCGCCTCCGCAAGATGAAG AGTTGTCTTGAGTTCAGTCTGAGAATCCAGGAGTTCATTGAGCTCATTAGACAAAACAAACGCATGGATGCAGTCAG ACATGCGAGGAAGCATTTTAGCCAAGCGGAGGGTGGACAGTTGGACGAGGTTCGGCAGGTGATGGGCATGCTGGCCTTCCCATCAGATACACATATCTCCCCGTACAAG GATCTTTTGGATCCAGCCCGCTGGAAGATGCTGATCCAGCAGTTCCGATATGACAACTACAGACTGCACCAGCtgggaaacaactctgtgttCACTATCACCCTACAGGCCGGTCTGTCTGCCATCAAGACACC TCAGTGCTACAAGGAGGATGGTACCTCTAAGAACCCAGACTGCCCAGTGTGCAGTAAATCCCTTAACAAGTTGGCCCAGCCGCTGCCCATGGCCCACTGCGCCAACTCCAGACTAGTCTGTAAGATCTCTGGGGAGgtcatgaatgaaaacaacCCTCCAATGATGCTGCCCAATGGATATGTCTATGGCTACAAT TCCCTTCTGTCCATCCGCCAAGATGACAAAGTGGTGTGTCCCAGAACCAAAGAAGTCTTCAACTTCTCTCAGGCTGAGAAGGTCTATATCATGTGA
- the maea gene encoding E3 ubiquitin-protein transferase MAEA isoform X2, giving the protein MVVAELEKTLSSFPVVDSVVSLLDGVVEKLSALKRKAAESIQAEDESAKLCKRRIEHLKEHSSDQPASVNLWKKKRMDRMMVEHLLRCGYYNTAVKLARQSGIEDLVNIEMFLTAKEVEESLERQETATCLAWCHDNKSRLRKMKSCLEFSLRIQEFIELIRQNKRMDAVRHARKHFSQAEGGQLDEVRQVMGMLAFPSDTHISPYKDLLDPARWKMLIQQFRYDNYRLHQLGNNSVFTITLQAGLSAIKTPQCYKEDGTSKNPDCPVCSKSLNKLAQPLPMAHCANSRLVCKISGEVMNENNPPMMLPNGYVYGYNSLLSIRQDDKVVCPRTKEVFNFSQAEKVYIM; this is encoded by the exons ATGGTTGTTGCAGAGCTGGAGAAGACGCTGAGCAGCTTCCCAGTGGTCGACTCGGTGGTGTCACTGCTGGATGGTGTGGTGGAGAAACTCAGTGCCCTgaagaggaag GCTGCAGAGTCCATCCAAGCAGAAGATGAGAGTGCCAAGCTGTGCAAGCGTCGTATCGAGCATTTGAAGGAGCACAGCAGCGACCAGCCAGCCTCAGTCAACCTGTGGAAGAAGAAACGCATGGATCGAATGATGGTGGAGCATTTGCTGCGCTGCGGCTACTACAACACAGCTGTTAAACTGGCCAGACAGAGCGGTATAGAG GATCTGGTCAACATTGAGATGTTCCTCACAGCTAAGGAGGTGGAGGAGTCTCTGGAGAGGCAGGAGACAGCCACTTGCCTAGCCTGGTGCCATGACAATAAGTCCCGCCTCCGCAAGATGAAG AGTTGTCTTGAGTTCAGTCTGAGAATCCAGGAGTTCATTGAGCTCATTAGACAAAACAAACGCATGGATGCAGTCAG ACATGCGAGGAAGCATTTTAGCCAAGCGGAGGGTGGACAGTTGGACGAGGTTCGGCAGGTGATGGGCATGCTGGCCTTCCCATCAGATACACATATCTCCCCGTACAAG GATCTTTTGGATCCAGCCCGCTGGAAGATGCTGATCCAGCAGTTCCGATATGACAACTACAGACTGCACCAGCtgggaaacaactctgtgttCACTATCACCCTACAGGCCGGTCTGTCTGCCATCAAGACACC TCAGTGCTACAAGGAGGATGGTACCTCTAAGAACCCAGACTGCCCAGTGTGCAGTAAATCCCTTAACAAGTTGGCCCAGCCGCTGCCCATGGCCCACTGCGCCAACTCCAGACTAGTCTGTAAGATCTCTGGGGAGgtcatgaatgaaaacaacCCTCCAATGATGCTGCCCAATGGATATGTCTATGGCTACAAT TCCCTTCTGTCCATCCGCCAAGATGACAAAGTGGTGTGTCCCAGAACCAAAGAAGTCTTCAACTTCTCTCAGGCTGAGAAGGTCTATATCATGTGA
- the LOC117952032 gene encoding heterogeneous nuclear ribonucleoprotein A0-like: MSDQLCKLFVGGLNVDTDDDGLRKHFEQYGSLTDCVVVVNKQLQRSRCFGFVTYSSPEEADAAMAARPHTVDGNSVEVKRAVAREDANKPEALAKVKKIFVGGLKDDIEEEHLSDYFSQYGQIEKAEVISEKETGKKRGFGFVYFTDHDAADKAVVVKFHTVNGHKVEVKKALTKQEMQAANRTGMAPRGRGRGGMRGNQNGYGSREYGGNYNYGNGGGYNGGGGGGGYGGYGGPYGGGYGEQTSGYGGGNGYNEFGSGYGQHSSGYGPMKVPPFGGQRSAAPYTRGGGGGGYPRGGYGGGY; this comes from the coding sequence ATGTCTGACCAGCTTTGCAAACTTTTTGTCGGGGGTCTAAACGTGGACACCGACGACGATGGCCTGCGCAAGCATTTTGAGCAGTATGGATCGCTTACCGACTGCGTTGTCGTCGTGAACAAACAGCTGCAGCGATCCCGCTGTTTCGGCTTTGTAACCTACTCCTCACCAGAGGAGGCCGATGCAGCAATGGCGGCTAGGCCTCACACCGTCGACGGCAACTCAGTCGAGGTGAAGCGGGCCGTGGCGAGAGAAGACGCCAACAAACCAGAGGCCCTAGCAAAGGTGAAGAAAATCTTCGTTGGGGGTCTGAAAGACGATATCGAAGAGGAACATCTGAGCGACTACTTCTCCCAGTACGGCCAAATCGAGAAGGCCGAAGTCATCTCGGAGAAGGAGACCGGAAAGAAGAGGGGCTTTGGCTTTGTTTACTTCACCGACCACGACGCAGCTGACAAAGCGGTTGTGGTGAAGTTTCATACCGTCAATGGACACAAAGTTGAGGTGAAGAAAGCCCTGACCAAGCAGGAGATGCAGGCGGCCAACAGAACCGGTATGGCGCCGAGAGGCAGAGGTAGAGGAGGCATGAGGGGAAATCAAAATGGCTACGGCAGCAGGGAGTATGGCGGAAACTACAACTACGGAAATGGCGGAGGCTACAACGGTGGTGGCGGCGGTGGCGGCTACGGAGGTTACGGCGGACCTTATGGGGGTGGTTACGGAGAGCAGACAAGTGGCTACGGCGGTGGAAACGGCTACAACGAGTTTGGCAGCGGTTATGGCCAGCATTCTTCTGGTTATGGCCCCATGAAAGTGCCACCCTTCGGCGGTCAAAGGAGCGCTGCTCCCTACACACGAGGCGGCGGCGGTGGGGGTTACCCAAGGGGGGGCTACGGCGGCGGCTACTAA
- the LOC117952033 gene encoding heterogeneous nuclear ribonucleoprotein A0-like codes for MATKLCKLFVGGLNVETTEDGVRKYFEQFGSLNDCVVVMNQQLGRSRCFGFITYSTPEEADAAMAAKPHVVEGHDVELKRAIAREDANNPDILANVKKIFVGGVKDHIEADNLTEYFSQFGVVEKAEIISDKQTGRKRGFGFVFFEDTDSATKAVLTKYHVINGNKVEVKKALTKQEMSTGGRGRGRGRGMQSYGGGRGGGGGYGGGYDTSYGDGYGYGGGYNGGGGGGYGGYGGYDEGGYDNQMGGGYSNGDFGDGYGQQHSSYGAVKGTFNAHRSAPPYNRGGGGYGRGGGGFSGGY; via the coding sequence ATGGCCACCAAACTGTGCAAGCTTTTTGTCGGAGGCCTCAACGTAGAGACCACAGAAGATGGCGTCCGCAAGTATTTTGAGCAGTTTGGCTCACTTAACGATTGCGTTGTGGTCATGAACCAGCAGCTCGGCCGGTCCCGCTGTTTCGGCTTTATCACCTACTCGACGCCGGAGGAGGCCGACGCTGCAATGGCGGCTAAGCCACATGTCGTCGAAGGCCACGACGTGGAATTGAAAAGGGCCATAGCACGAGAGGATGCTAACAACCCTGACATCCTCGCCAACGTTAAGAAAATTTTTGTCGGCGGTGTGAAAGACCACATCGAGGCGGACAACCTGACCGAGTACTTCTCCCAGTTCGGCGTGGTGGAGAAGGCCGAGATCATCTCTGACAAACAGACCGGCAGGAAGAGGGGCTTCGGCTTTGTCTTCTTCGAGGACACCGACTCCGCGACCAAAGCGGTGCTGACAAAGTACCACGTTATCAATGGGAACAAGGTGGAGGTGAAGAAAGCTCTGACCAAGCAGGAGATGTCCACCGGTGGCCGCGGAAGAGGTCGAGGAAGGGGGATGCAAAGCTATGGCGGTGGAAGAGGAGGTGGTGGCGGCTACGGAGGCGGCTACGACACTAGTTACGGAGACGGCTACGGCTATGGCGGGGGTTACAACGGTGGCGGCGGTGGAGGATACGGGGGATATGGGGGATACGACGAGGGAGGATATGACAACCAGATGGGTGGTGGGTACAGTAATGGTGACTTTGGGGATGGCTACGGACAGCAGCACTCTAGTTATGGTGCAGTGAAGGGCACCTTTAACGCTCACAGGAGCGCGCCTCCTTACAACAGAGGCGGCGGTGGCTACGGCCGGGGTGGTGGTGGATTCAGTGGTGGGTATTAG